In Streptomyces sp. NBC_00341, the DNA window CCTTCGTCCTGCACCACGCCGATCTCGCGGACGGGGTCGCCCTGGTGAACCTGCTGCGCGACATCCGGCCCGACGAGGTCTACAACCTCGGCGCGCAGTCGCACGTCCGGGTCTCCTTCGACGCGCCGCTGTACACGGGGGACATCACCGGGCTCGGCACCACCCGCCTTCTGGAAGCGGTGCGCGCCAGCGGCATCGACACCCGGGTCTACCAGGCGTCCTCCTCCGAGATGTTCGGCGCCAGCCCGCCGCCGCAGCACGAGCGGACGCCGTTCCACCCGCGCAGCCCGTACAGCGTCGCGAAGGTCTACTCGTACTGGTCGACGGTCAACTACCGTGAGGCATATGGGATGTTCGCGGTCAACGGGATCCTTTTCAACCACGAGTCCCCGCGCCGGGGTGAGACCTTCGTGACCCGGAAGATCACGCGCGGGGTGGCCCGGATCAAGGCGGGGCTCCAGACGCGGCTGCATCTGGGGAACCTGGACGCGGTCCGCGACTGGGGTTACGCCCCCGAGTACGTGGACGCCATGTGGCGGATGCTCCAGTGCGACACCCCGGACGACTACGTGGTGGCCACCGGCGAGGGGGCCAGCGTCCGGCAGTTCCTGGAGTACTCCTTCGAGCATGCCGGTCTGGACTGGCGCGAGCACGTCCGGTACGACGCGAAGTACGAGCGACCCAGCGAGGTCGACGCGCTGATCGGGGACGCCTCCAAGGCGGCGGAGCTGCTCGGCTGGAAGCCGGCCGTGAAGTCGCGGGAGCTGGCCCGGATCATGGTCGACGCCGATATCAGGCAGCTGGCCGACCAGCTCACCGGGGCCGCGGTGCGGGTGGACCGGTGAGCGGCCCCGGAAGCCCGGGGCTCACCCCGGACGGCCGGAACGTCACCTACGACTCCCGGCCCTCGCTCGCCCCGACGGTGCTGGGGACCATCTCCGGCGCGACCGCCGTCTCCACCGGCTACTCGGTGGAGCTGGACGCGCCGGCCCTGGGCGGGGCCCCGGGCTCCGCCTACTCGTCCGCCCTGACCAGCGACGGAGCGGACTCGCTCCGCATCCGGTCGGGCGACGTCTCAACCGCGGCCCACCGGCCGCAGCTCGTTCTCACCTTCGGAGCTGAATGATGAACGAAAGTACGGGGCGCAGATCCCGTGGCCACGGCCGGGTGCGGGCCGCGGCCGCCGCGCTCTGCCTGCTCGCCGGGGCCCTGGGCGCCGCTGCCGGGGGCTCTCCGGCAGCGGCGCTCACCCCTCCGGTCTCGCTCACCGCGGACGACCTCTCCACCTGGCAGACCAACGGAATCGTCTGGTCGATGGCCGCGACGGACAACGGGGTCGTCTACGCGGGCGGCACGTTCTCCACCGTACGGCCGCCGGACGCACCGGCCGGTACGTCCGAGCAGCCGGCGGTGAACTTCGCCGCGTTCGACGCCGCGACCGGTGCGCCGACCGGTTGCAAACTGTCGTTCACGCAGTCCTCCGGCACCGCGACCGTGCGGGCCCTGACCCTCTCCCCCGACGGTGAAACCCTCTACGCGGGGGGCCAGTTCGCCTCGGTGAACGGCGTCGGGGTGAGCAACATCGCGGCCATCGACACGGCGAGCTGCACTCCGCGCACGAACTTCAAGGTCGCCGTCTCCGCGACGGTACGGGCGCTGGCCGTCACCGACGACACGGTGTATCTCGGCGGTGACTTCAACAGTGTCGCGGGGCAGACCCGGAACAAGTTCGCCGCGGTCACCACGGCCGCTGCCCTGAAGCCGTGGAAGGCCAACACGGATGAGGTCGGCCGGGCCGTCCAGGTCACTCCCGACGGCAAGCACGTCGTGATCGGCGGCGACTTCTTCACCGTCAACGGCACCACGTCGCACGCGCTCGCGGTGGTGAACGCGACGACGGGCGCCCTGGACAAGAGCTACCCGGGCTTCATCCCGAACACCTCGACGGTGCAGGACCTCACCGCGGACGCCACCAAGTTCTACACCGCGAACGAGGGTACCGGGGGCGGTGTCTTCGACGGCCGGATCGCGGTGGACCTGGGAACCTTCCAGCAGGTCTGGCGCGACACCTGCCTCGGTGCCACCCAGGCCATCCTGGTGCACAGCGGGGTTCTCTACAGCGGCAGTCACGCACACGACTGCTCCTCGATGGGCGAGTTCCCCGACCAGCCGCGCAAGCATCTGCTGGCCCAGTCCGTGGACGATCCCAAGCTGCTGCCGTGGTTCCCGGACACCAACGACGGCATCGGGGAGCCGGTCGGCCCCCGGGCGATGGCCCAGACCGACAAGGGCGGCCACCACTACCTCTGGGTGGGCGGCGAGTTCACCACCGTCAACAGCTCACCCCAGCAGGGGCTGACCCGCTTCGCCGACGGACCCGACACCGGGGCGCCCTGGGTGCCCAACGTCAGCGTCTCCACGGTCGCCGCGGGCAAGGTGGACGTGAACTGGCAGACGAGCTTCGACACGGACGACGGCGAGCTGACCTACCGGATCTACAAGGACGGCGCGAGCACCCCCGTGTACACCACGACGGGATACTCGGTGTTCTGGGACCGGCCGCAGCTGCGGTGGACCGACACCGCTGTCGCGCCGGGCGAGACGCACACCTACCGGATCAGTGCGAGCGACGGCACCAACACCAGCGCCAAGTCGCCCGCGGTGACCGCGACCGTGGCGGCGAAGGCCGAGGGCTACCCGGCCAGGGTGCTGTCCGACGGGGCGAGCCTGTACTGGCGCTACGACGAGGGCACCTCCACCTTCGCCGCCGACACCAGCACGGGCAGGGACAACGGCTTCCTGCGCAACACGCCCTCCTACCGGCAGACCCCGGCGGCCGTGTCCGGCCCCTCGACCGCCATCGGGTTCAACGGGTCCACGCAGTACGCGTACAGCAACCGGACCCACGACCAGACCTCGAAGTTCTCCGTGGAGACCTGGATCAAGACGACCACGACCCGGGGAGGGAAGATCATCGGCTTCGGTAGCAACACCCTGGAGACCAGCGGCAAGTACGACAAGCATGTGTACATGCTCAACAACGGGCGCCTCACCTTCGGCACCCACAACACCGGCGGCCAGACCGTCAGCACGACCGGGTCCTACAACGACGGCGCCTGGCACCACGTCGTCGCCACCCAGGGTTCCGGCGGCATGGCCCTGTACGTGGACGGGAAGCTCCGCGCCTCGAACGCGCAGTACACCAAGAACGAGGCCTATCCCGGCTACTGGCGGGTGGGCGGGGACAACCTGGCGACCTGGCCGAACCGTCCGACGAGCGACTTCTTCGCCGGCCAGATCGACGAGACCGCCGTGTACCCGACCGCGCTGACCGCTGCCCAGGTCAGTGCCCACTACGCCCTGAGGACAGGTGGATGAGACATCCGTTCCTGGCCGGCGCCGCCGCCGTGATCACGGCGGCGGCGCTGGCCGCCTGCGGCTCCTCCTCCGGCGGGGGCGGGGAGAAGACGGCCGGCGCCGGGTCCGCGGCCTCTGCGGGACCGGTGGCCGGCGCGCCCGCGGAGCCGGACGGCTCCGCGCAGGCCGGTCCGCGGGCCTCGCACTCCAGCGAGCCGCCCAAGACCCCGACCGACGAACTCACCCCGGCCACCGGCACGTTCACCAAGAAGCAGAAGAAGTACCTGGTCGACCGGGTGCCCAAGGGCATGGACCCGGCGGCGGTGCTCCAGACCGGACAGGCGACCTGCGACCGGCTGACGTATCTGGTCAAGGTCGACCGGGACATCGCGATCGGGGCCGTGGCCACGGGCGAGATCGCTGATGCCGAGCCCGCAGCCGGGCAGCTGTGCACCCAGCACAAGGAGCTGGTGGCAGAGGCCTCACGGGCGTACCCCGACGGCCGTTACGAGAGCGCACGGCTGCGGCCGGGCCGCTACCGCGATGTCTCACCGACGAAGAGCTGCGGCTGGGAGATCACCGGGGCGAACGGCAAGGTCCTGGCGTCGGGCTCGTCCGACGACGGGAAGCGCAGCCGCATCACGATCCCGGCGGCGGCCACCGCCTTCACCTCCACAGGCTGCTACGCCTGGCTGCCCGAAGGAGGCAACGGATGAACAGGCTGCCGATAGCCGTGGCCATCCCCACGAAGAACGAGGGGCTCAACATCGCGGAGGCGGTGAAGTCGGTCCTCGGCCACTTCGAGGCGGTCGTGGTGGTCGACTCGCACAGCACGGACGACACGGCGAAGATCGCCGCGGAGTGCGGGGCCGAGGTCGTCATGTACACCTGGGACGGCGGGCATCCCCGGAAGAAGCAGTGGTGCCTGGACCATGTCCGCACGGACCTGGACTGGATCCTGCTGCTCGACGGCGACGAGCGGCTGAGCCCCGGTCTGCTGGCCGAACTGCGGCAGATCTTCGCGGATCCGGACACCCCGAAG includes these proteins:
- the gmd gene encoding GDP-mannose 4,6-dehydratase — encoded protein: MAKTALITGVTGQDGSYLSELLLHKGYTVHGLIRRSSSFNTERIDHIYQGPEEEDRSFVLHHADLADGVALVNLLRDIRPDEVYNLGAQSHVRVSFDAPLYTGDITGLGTTRLLEAVRASGIDTRVYQASSSEMFGASPPPQHERTPFHPRSPYSVAKVYSYWSTVNYREAYGMFAVNGILFNHESPRRGETFVTRKITRGVARIKAGLQTRLHLGNLDAVRDWGYAPEYVDAMWRMLQCDTPDDYVVATGEGASVRQFLEYSFEHAGLDWREHVRYDAKYERPSEVDALIGDASKAAELLGWKPAVKSRELARIMVDADIRQLADQLTGAAVRVDR
- a CDS encoding LamG domain-containing protein translates to MNESTGRRSRGHGRVRAAAAALCLLAGALGAAAGGSPAAALTPPVSLTADDLSTWQTNGIVWSMAATDNGVVYAGGTFSTVRPPDAPAGTSEQPAVNFAAFDAATGAPTGCKLSFTQSSGTATVRALTLSPDGETLYAGGQFASVNGVGVSNIAAIDTASCTPRTNFKVAVSATVRALAVTDDTVYLGGDFNSVAGQTRNKFAAVTTAAALKPWKANTDEVGRAVQVTPDGKHVVIGGDFFTVNGTTSHALAVVNATTGALDKSYPGFIPNTSTVQDLTADATKFYTANEGTGGGVFDGRIAVDLGTFQQVWRDTCLGATQAILVHSGVLYSGSHAHDCSSMGEFPDQPRKHLLAQSVDDPKLLPWFPDTNDGIGEPVGPRAMAQTDKGGHHYLWVGGEFTTVNSSPQQGLTRFADGPDTGAPWVPNVSVSTVAAGKVDVNWQTSFDTDDGELTYRIYKDGASTPVYTTTGYSVFWDRPQLRWTDTAVAPGETHTYRISASDGTNTSAKSPAVTATVAAKAEGYPARVLSDGASLYWRYDEGTSTFAADTSTGRDNGFLRNTPSYRQTPAAVSGPSTAIGFNGSTQYAYSNRTHDQTSKFSVETWIKTTTTRGGKIIGFGSNTLETSGKYDKHVYMLNNGRLTFGTHNTGGQTVSTTGSYNDGAWHHVVATQGSGGMALYVDGKLRASNAQYTKNEAYPGYWRVGGDNLATWPNRPTSDFFAGQIDETAVYPTALTAAQVSAHYALRTGG